From Desulfuromonas sp., the proteins below share one genomic window:
- a CDS encoding ferritin-like domain-containing protein — MGSKGREIIGMDVGELLQLLRKAYADEWLAHYQYWVGAKIAKGPMKEAVIAEMEQHAAEELQHALLLTERIIQLGGMPVTNPGDWHKLTNCGYDAPDDPFVKVLLEQNIKAEQCAIGVYNRLMEITRDKDPVTYNIVLQILEQEVEHEEDLQSLLEDFQLMVRAARG, encoded by the coding sequence ATGGGAAGCAAAGGAAGGGAAATCATCGGCATGGACGTCGGGGAGCTGCTGCAGCTTCTGCGCAAGGCCTACGCGGACGAGTGGCTGGCCCACTACCAGTACTGGGTGGGGGCCAAGATCGCCAAGGGGCCGATGAAGGAGGCGGTGATCGCCGAGATGGAGCAGCACGCCGCCGAAGAGCTCCAGCACGCCCTGCTGCTGACCGAGCGCATCATCCAGCTCGGCGGGATGCCCGTCACCAACCCCGGGGACTGGCACAAGCTGACCAACTGCGGCTACGACGCCCCCGACGACCCCTTCGTCAAGGTTCTGCTGGAGCAGAACATCAAGGCCGAGCAGTGCGCCATCGGCGTCTACAACAGGCTCATGGAGATCACCCGGGACAAGGACCCGGTGACCTACAACATCGTGCTGCAGATCCTGGAGCAGGAGGTGGAGCACGAGGAGGACCTTCAGTCTCTGCTGGAGGATTTTCAACTGATGGTGCGGGCGGCCCGCGGCTGA